The following coding sequences lie in one Drosophila sulfurigaster albostrigata strain 15112-1811.04 chromosome 2R, ASM2355843v2, whole genome shotgun sequence genomic window:
- the LOC133839060 gene encoding acyl-CoA Delta-9 desaturase-like produces MPPNAVSRPADSLPACDNEKELLQSKENPNASKQTGVLFEADAETNDCALAGDITQLKKADKRKLKWVWRNIILFGYLHLAALYGGYLFLFKAKWATVAFSIVLYTMGMIGITGGAHRLWAHRSYKAKWPLRLILITFNTIAFQDAAFHWARDHRVHHKYSETDADPHNATRGFFFSHVGWLLCKKHPDVVAKGKGLDLSDLRADRILMFQLKHYMILMPLACFILPTLAPMYLWNETLMNSWFVATMFRWCFQLNMTWLVNSAAHKFGGRPYDKHINPSQSPYVSAFTFGEGWHNYHHVFPWDYKTAEWGRYTLNMTTAFIDFFAKIGWAYDLKSVAPETIERRVRRTGDGSHELWGWGDKDLTEEDVKHVLFVDKTK; encoded by the exons ATGCCGCCAAACGCCGTCTCTAGACCAGCGGACTCGTTGCCCGCCTGTGACAACGAGAAGGAGCTGCTGCAATCCAAGGAGAATCCAAATGCATCCAAGCAAACCGGAGTGCTCTTTGAGGCCGATGCGGAAACTAATGACTGCGCCCTGGCTGGTGACATAACGCAATTGAAGAAGGCCGATAAACGCAAATTGAAATGGGTCTGGCGTAATATTATTCTATTCGgttatttgcatttggccGCTCTATACGGTGGATACTTGTTCCTATTTAAAGCCAAATGGGCAACGGTTGCATTCT CTATTGTACTTTATACGATGGGCATGATCGGCATTACTGGAGGCGCCCATCGCCTGTGGGCGCATCGTTCCTACAAGGCCAAGTGGCCACTCCGCTTGATACTGATCACATTCAACACGATCGCCTTCCAAGATGCCGCCTTCCACTGGGCACGCGATCATCGTGTGCATCACAAGTACTCGGAAACCGATGCTGATCCCCATAATGCCACACGTGGCTTCTTCTTCTCACATGTCGGTTGGCTGCTGTGCAAGAAGCATCCCGATGTGGTGGCCAAGGGCAAAGGCTTGGATCTGTCCGATCTGCGTGCCGATCGCATTCTCATGTTCCAGCTGAA ACACTATATGATTCTCATGCCGCTGGCTTGCTTTATTCTGCCCACTTTGGCACCCATGTATCTGTGGAATGAGACGCTGATGAACTCGTGGTTTGTGGCCACCATGTTCCGTTGGTGCTTCCAGCTCAACATGACCTGGCTGGTGAACAGTGCTGCTCACAAATTCGGTGGACGTCCCTATGACAA GCACATCAATCCATCCCAGAGTCCTTACGTGTCCGCATTCACCTTCGGCGAGGGCTGGCACAACTATCATCATGTTTTCCCCTGGGATTACAAGACCGCCGAATGGGGCAGATATACGCTCAACATGACCACTGCGTTCATTGATTTCTTTGCCAAGATCGGCTGGGCCTACGATCTGAAATCGGTGGCACCCGAGACAATTGAGCGTCGTGTGCGACGCACTGGCGATGGCAGCCATGAACTGTGGGGTTGGGGCGACAAGGATCTCACCGAAGAGGATGTTAAGCATGTGCTGTTCGTTGACAAGACGaagtag
- the LOC133839064 gene encoding uncharacterized protein LOC133839064, producing the protein MTQQSDRDGNKPAVEGNNDLKQFVNNSPVLRIAVYGMSELINTRLSAKALDICLELLGAGVHPKALADVILHTMDAKEKRSGRPFV; encoded by the coding sequence atgacaCAACAGAGTGATCGGGACGGCAATAAACCCGCTGTGGAGGGAAATAACGATTTAAAACAATTCGTTAATAATTCGCCAGTGCTGCGCATTGCGGTCTATGGCATGTCGGAGCTAATCAACACGCGACTATCTGCTAAGGCCCTCGACATATGCTTGGAACTACTTGGAGCAGGTGTCCATCCAAAGGCGCTTGCCGACGTTATATTACACACCATGGATGCCAAAGAGAAACGTTCCGGCCGTCCATTCGTTTAA
- the LOC133839059 gene encoding acyl-CoA Delta-9 desaturase isoform X1, whose protein sequence is MPPNATAGGQAITDSLLSAAAAAAAESEQNPTKLQADSTGVLFEQDAETIDGGLVKDIISMKKADKRKLKLVWRNIILFGYLHVAAVYGAWLMITSAKWQTGLLAFGLYVASGLGITAGAHRLWAHRSYKAKWPLRLLLVIFNTIAFQDAAYHWARDHRVHHKYSETDADPHNATRGFFFSHIGWLLCKKHPEVKAKGKGVDLSDLRADPILMFQKKHYMILMPLACFILPTLAPMYFWNESLMNAWFVATMFRWCFILNVTWLVNSAAHKFGNRPYDKDINPAQNVSVAVLAFGEGWHNYHHVFPWDYKTAEFGNYSLNLTTAFIDFFARIGLAYDLKSVSVDIIKKRVKRTGDGSHATWGWGDKDQPKEEMEDALITHKKSE, encoded by the exons ATGCCGCCCAACGCAACTGCTGGTGGACAAGCGATCACCGATTCGCTTCTctctgccgctgccgcagctgcagctgaatcGGAACAGAATCCGACCAAGTTGCAGGCTGATTCAACTGGTGTGCTCTTCGAACAGGATGCCGAGACCATCGATGGCGGGCTGGTCAAGGATATCATATCTATGAAAAAGGCGGATAAACGAAAACTTAAACTTGTCTGGCGTAATATTATACTCTTTGGATATCTCCATGTGGCTGCTGTTTACGGTGCCTGGCTGATGATCACCTCCGCCAAATGGCAGACAGGCTTACTCG CTTTCGGTCTTTACGTCGCCTCCGGACTTGGCATCACGGCTGGAGCCCATCGTCTGTGGGCCCATCGTTCCTACAAGGCCAAGTGGCCACTGCGTCTGCTGCTGGTCATCTTCAACACAATTGCTTTCCAGGATGCCGCCTACCACTGGGCCCGCGATCATCGTGTGCACCACAAGTACTCGGAAACAGATGCTGATCCCCACAATGCCACACGTGGTTTCTTTTTCTCGCACATCGGCTGGCTGCTGTGCAAGAAGCATCCCGAGGTTAAGGCCAAGGGCAAGGGTGTTGATCTATCTGATCTGCGTGCTGATCCCATCCTGATGTTCCAGAAGAA ACACTACATGATTCTGATGCCTCTGGCTTGCTTCATTCTGCCCACTTTGGCTCCCATGTATTTCTGGAACGAATCGTTGATGAACGCCTGGTTCGTGGCCACCATGTTCCGTTGGTGCTTTATTCTGAATGTCACCTGGCTAGTGAACAGTGCTGCCCACAAATTCGGCAACCGTCCCTATGACAA AGACATCAACCCTGCTCAGAATGTTTCGGTTGCAGTGCTCGCTTTCGGTGAGGGATGGCACAACTATCATCATGTGTTCCCCTGGGATTACAAGACCGCCGAGTTTGGCAATTACTCTCTGAACTTGACCACAGCGTTCATTGATTTCTTTGCTCGCATTGGTTTGGCCTACGATCTGAAGAGCGTGTCCGTGGACATCATCAAGAAGCGTGTGAAGCGCACTGGCGATGGTTCCCATGCCACTTGGGGCTGGGGTGACAAGGATCAGCCCAAGGAGGAGATGGAGGATGCGTTGATCACCCACAAGAAGAGCGAATAA
- the LOC133839059 gene encoding acyl-CoA Delta-9 desaturase isoform X2, translating to MPPNATAGGQAITDSLLSAAAAAAAESEQNPTKLQADSTGVLFEQDAETIDGGLVKDIISMKKADKRKLKLVWRNIILFGYLHVAAVYGAWLMITSAKWQTGLLAFGLYVASGLGITAGAHRLWAHRSYKAKWPLRLLLVIFNTIAFQDAAYHWARDHRVHHKYSETDADPHNATRGFFFSHIGWLLCKKHPEVKAKGKGVDLSDLRADPILMFQKK from the exons ATGCCGCCCAACGCAACTGCTGGTGGACAAGCGATCACCGATTCGCTTCTctctgccgctgccgcagctgcagctgaatcGGAACAGAATCCGACCAAGTTGCAGGCTGATTCAACTGGTGTGCTCTTCGAACAGGATGCCGAGACCATCGATGGCGGGCTGGTCAAGGATATCATATCTATGAAAAAGGCGGATAAACGAAAACTTAAACTTGTCTGGCGTAATATTATACTCTTTGGATATCTCCATGTGGCTGCTGTTTACGGTGCCTGGCTGATGATCACCTCCGCCAAATGGCAGACAGGCTTACTCG CTTTCGGTCTTTACGTCGCCTCCGGACTTGGCATCACGGCTGGAGCCCATCGTCTGTGGGCCCATCGTTCCTACAAGGCCAAGTGGCCACTGCGTCTGCTGCTGGTCATCTTCAACACAATTGCTTTCCAGGATGCCGCCTACCACTGGGCCCGCGATCATCGTGTGCACCACAAGTACTCGGAAACAGATGCTGATCCCCACAATGCCACACGTGGTTTCTTTTTCTCGCACATCGGCTGGCTGCTGTGCAAGAAGCATCCCGAGGTTAAGGCCAAGGGCAAGGGTGTTGATCTATCTGATCTGCGTGCTGATCCCATCCTGATGTTCCAGAAGAAGTAA
- the LOC133839063 gene encoding retinol dehydrogenase 12-like, with protein MCKNGKFTVKTNETGKVFIVTGSNTGIGKETVWELARRGATVYMACRDKVRAEEARREIIEDTKNQNIFFIELDLSSLDSVRKFVEVYKQKEDRLDVLINNAGVMLGPRRLTKEGFEWQLGVNHMGPFLLTILLLDLLKKSAPSRIVNVSSVSHSYGDLNIKDLNSEKSYSEVGAYNQSKLANVLFTRELAARLEGTGVTVNALHPGVVDTDITRNIIFLKINFGKGVKYMAKPFIKSAKSGAQTTLYAALHPDLERVTGLYFVDCKPKNVSKAATNEETAKFLWTESEKWTGAPTVPLN; from the exons ATGTGCAA AAACGGCAAGTTTACGGTAAAAACCAATGAAACCGGCAAGGTATTCATTGTAACCGGTTCCAATACGGGAATTGGTAAGGAGACAGTCTGGGAGCTGGCACGGCGTGGAGCCACCGTCTATATGGCTTGTCGGGACAAAGTCCGGGCGGAAGAGGCACGACGTGAAATTATTGAGGATACCAAGAATCAAAATATCTTTTTCATTGAGCTTGACTTGTCATCTTTGGATTCCGTGCGCAAATTTGTCGAAGT ctataaacaaaaagaagatcGACTGGATGTTTTGATTAATAATGCTGGCGTAATGCTCGGACCTCGCAGATTGACTAAAGAAGGATTCGAATGGCAGCTTGGTGTTAATCATATGGGCCCATTTTTACTAACTATTCTATTACTGGATCTTCTGAAG AAATCCGCACCCAGTCGTATTGTGAATGTCTCCAGCGTATCGCACAGCTATGGAGATCTTAACATAAAAGATTTAAATAGTGAGAAATCCTACAGTGAGGTCGGTGCCTATAATCAGAGCAAGTTGGCGAATGTGTTATTTACACGCGAGTTGGCAGCACGCTTGGAAGGAACTGGAGTAACGGTCAATGCCTTGCATCCCGGTGTTGTTGATACCGATATTACAAGGAATATCATAttcttaaaaatcaattttggaAA AGGTGTGAAGTACATGGCAAAGCCATTCATAAAGAGTGCTAAGAGCGGTGCCCAAACTACTTTGTATGCAGCTCTTCATCCGGATCTGGAACGTGTAACTGGCTTATATTTTGTCGATTGCAAGCCGAAGAATGTATCCAAGGCTGCCACAAATGAGGAAACTGCTAAATTTCTTTGGACAGAGAGTGAAAAGTGGACAGGTGCACCAACTGTTCCATTAAATTAA
- the LOC133839057 gene encoding UNC93-like protein MFSD11: MDRQFIMILILGFGFMFVFTAFQTMSNIEKTILDSISKDDESFKGEGYTSLAIIYLFFALSNWLAPSFMSVTGPRVSIIVGALTYVGFMISFLFPSTTLLYVASAIIGIGAALTWTGQGTYLARCSNADTISRNSGIFWALLQCSMFFGNLFVYYQFQDKTHIDKQTRDLVIGVLTAVAVLGIVFLLALRFMASNAEQDNELESKQTACGHAVYALKSAGKLFVTKKMLLLSLAFFYTGLELSFFSGVFGSSIGFTTKIAATPKEIVGLVGICIGAGEVFGGGFFGILASKTTRYGRDPIVIAGYVMHMAAFFMTFLNLPNSAPFKDTTDISYLDPPSATMALICAFLLGLGDACINTQVYSMLGGEYVNNAVGAFALFKFMQSVAAAISFFYSAFLGLYVQLGILVVSGTIGTIAFVIVERSFKRQHRLED, translated from the exons atgGATCGTCAATTCATAATGATATTAATACTGGGATTTGGCTTCATGTTTGTCTTCACTGCATTTCAAACAATGAGTAATATTGAG aAAACCATATTGGATAGCATTTCTAAGGATGATGAAAGTTTCAAGGGCGAGGGCTACACCAGTCTGGCGATCATTTATCTGTTCTTTGCACTCTCCAATTGGCTGGCGCCTTCGTTTATGTCGGTGACTGGACCACGCGTCTCCATCATTGTGGGCGCTCTGACCTACGT TGGTTTCATGATCTCGTTCTTGTTCCCTTCGACAACGCTGCTGTATGTGGCCAGCGCGATCATTGGCATTGGTGCCGCACTCACCTGGACAGGGCAGGGCACGTATTTGGCACGTTGCAGCAATGCGGATACGATCTCCCGTAACTCGGGCATCTTTTGGGCGCTGCTGCAGTGCAGCATGTTCTTTGGCAATCTGTTTGTTTACTATCAGTTCCAGGACAAGACGCACATTGACAAACAGACGCGAGATCTTGTCATTGGCGTACTCACAGCGGTTGCTGTGCTCGGAATTGTGTTTCTGCTGGCTCTGCGCTTCATGGCCAGCAATGCGGAGCAGGACAACGAGCTGGAGTCGAAGCAAACTGCTTGTGGTCATGCTGTCTATGCTTTAAAGTCCGCTGGCAAACTGTTTGTGACTaagaaaatgttgctgctcAGCTTGGCATTTTTCTACACAG gTTTGGAGCTCTCCTTCTTTAGCGGAGTCTTTGGTTCGTCGATTGGTTTCACCACCAAGATTGCAGCCACGCCTAAGGAGATTGTTGGTCTCGTTGGCATTTGCATTGGCGCTGGCGAAGTGTTTGGCGGAGGTTTCTTTGGCATTCTGGCTTCGAAGACAACGCGCTATGGTCGCGATCCCATTGTCATTGCCGGCTATGTGATGCACATGGCTGCCTTCTTCATGACATTCCTCAATCTGCCGAATAGCGCACCCTTCAAGGATACCACCGATATCTCATACTTGGATCCGCCCAGCGCCACGATGGCGTTAATTTGTGCATTCCTGCTGGGCTTAGGCGATGCCTGCATCAACACCCAGGTCTATTCGATGCTGGGTGGCGAGTATGTCAACAATGCGGTTGGTGCATTTGCACTCTTCAAATTCATGCAGTCGGTGGCCGCGGCAATTAGTTTCTTCTACTCGGCATTCCTTGGTCTGTATGTGCAATTGGGCATTTTGGTTGTCTCCGGCACCATTGGCACCATTGCATTTGTGATTGTCGAGAGAAGTTTCAAGCGGCAGCACCGGCTGGAGGATTAG